Proteins encoded together in one Drosophila albomicans strain 15112-1751.03 chromosome 2R, ASM965048v2, whole genome shotgun sequence window:
- the LOC117576963 gene encoding modular serine protease-like isoform X5: protein MIIRIILVNLVIPFVILLCNGYCFFECPFDKKCLRVSAMCNGTKECSFGEDELHVNCKYPITTRRSTFYCANGVPIDKSQMCNKKIDCIDKSDESPAICKQEYEIQLNLRIENSTCKKPQLACQASTEEDCISADKICDDKFDCPNGRDESIEMCMQVLKYPYFQCGNGKIIYNSSQLCDNKYDCLDGTDELETHCQYNEKWERKQPVTCEEPKRNNIKFTSNTTMYAEKENNETHYFVYAGGVVQFECYDSKEDFKGKKWNVCKIDENGNGKWLNDLPECVDNRNKNPGTNGDLGCRLDTYDHYSENLRIWNCSNDGENCVEKIKPPLTNANVKFSCSKNLMLFPEGLREKIYRCRDKEWKLNSKELPPKPRCGKMCSTSELYCLDSMEPKCKKRDGTTTKCDQAPSWEPETTVTYDCFPEYKESNSKFTSKCLNNGNWNHSGNRDEYCSIKCGVNDHEALLALNAPETEPHLSPWSVAIYDNNNTNQFQYSCGGVLIRHNFVLTAAHCVSDEKNNFGTNRFRVMPAQKVNVSVIDSHNDCRKANGDDADKHSECWIVQQIFINPIYDPTRYTSDSALLYLQANPFLPFRIVCIPGIHFDWEKGYANRNGKVFAWDSGKRKSDKKLNFVYVDGILNIADNIANSNFHIDVTSYNVKTTLCKGDSGCGFFDDCPNGKKMCLFGIISTGQSMDTNECTSNVKINSVVHPSTVAFVNKFIKAISNKCPK, encoded by the exons ATGATTATTCGCATAATCCTTGTAAATTTGGTGATTCCGTTTGTTATCTTATTATGCAATGGGTACTGTTTTTTTGAGTGCCCTTTTGATAAAAAGTGTCTTAGAGTTAGTGCAATGTGTAATGGAACAAAAGAGTGTTCTTTTGGCGAGGATGAGTTACATGTTAACTGCAAATATCCCATAACTACCCGTCGTTCAACTTTCTACTGTGCAAACGGAGTGCCTATCGATAAATCTcaaatgtgcaataaaaaaattgattgtATCGATAAATCTGACGAGTCGCCTGCGATCTGTAAGCAGGAGTATGAAATACAGCTTAACCTCCGAATTGAAAATTCGACCTGTAAAAA ACCTCAGCTGGCATGTCAAGCTTCAACCGAAGAAGATTGTATTTCCGCGGATAAAATATGTGATGACAAGTTCGATTGTCCGAATGGCCGGGATGAATCTATAGAGATGTGCATGCAAGTACTTAAGTATCCCTATTTCCAGTGTGGCAATGGAAAGATCATCTATAATAGTAGTCAACTGTGCGACAACAAATATGATTGCCTCGATGGCACTGATGAGTTGGAAACTCATTGTCAATATAACGAAAAATGGGAACGGAAGCAGCCAGTTACATGTGAAGAGCCTAagagaaataatataaaatttacgAGCAACACAACAATGTATGCTGAGAAGGAAAATAATGAAACGCATTATTTTGTCTATGCAGGCGGTGTAGTTCAATTTGAGTGCTACGATTCTAAGGAAGACTTCAAGGGCAAAAAGTGGAATGTGTGCAAGATtgatgaaaatggaaatggaaaatggttGAATGATTTACCAGAGTGTGTGGACAATCGTAATAAGAACCCAGGAACTAATGGAGATTTAGGCTGCAGATTAGATACTTATGATCATTATTCAGAAAATTTGCGCATTTGGAACTGTTCAAACGACGGCGAAAATTGCGTAGAGAAGATAAAACCACCTTTAACTAACGCGAATGTAAAGTTCAGCTGTTCGAAGAACTTAATGTTGTTCCCGGAAGGTCTACGGGAAAAAATATATCGTTGTCGAGACAAAGAATGGAAACTCAACTCTAAGGAACTTCCACCCAAACCCAGATGCGGCA AAATGTGCAGTACAAGTGAATTGTATTGCTTGGACTCGATGGAACCAAAATGCAAGAAACGGGACGGAACAACTACGAAATGCGACCAGGCACCCAGTTGGGAACCAGAAACCACAGTTACTTATGATTGTTTTCCTGAATACAAAGAAAGTAATTCGAAGTTTACCTCGAAGTGCCTTAACAACGGAAATTGGAATCATTCTGGTAATAGAGATGAATATTGCTCTATAAAATGTGGAGTAAATGATCACGAAGCGTTACTGGCGCTAAATGCCCCAGAAACAGAACCACACCTTTCACCATGGTCAGTTGCTAtttatgacaacaacaatacgaacCAGTTCCAATACTCCTGTGGTGGTGTCCTAATACGACATAATTTCGTATTGACTGCTGCTCATTGCGTTAGTGatgaaaaaaacaactttggAACTAACCGATTTCGTGTGATGCCAGCCCAAAAAGTCAATGTATCCGTCATTGATAGCCACAATGATTGTCGAAAGGCCAATGGAGACGATGCTGATAAGCACAGTGAGTGTTGGATAGTTCAGCAGATATTTATTAATCC caTATATGATCCGACACGGTATACATCCGATTCGGCTCTTTTGTATCTGCAAGCAAACCCATTTTTGCCATTCAGAATAGTTTGCATACCGGGAATCCACTTTGATTGGGAGAAAGGTTATGCAAATCGCAATGGCAAAGTTTTTGCGTGGGATTCGGGAAAAAGAAAGTCAGATAAAAAGCTAAATTTCGTTTATGTCGATGGAATACTAAACATAGCAGATAATATCGCAAATAGTAACTTTCACATAGATGTAACCTCATATAATGTTAAAACTACACTTTGTAAAGGAGATAGTGGCTGCGGCTTTTTCGATGATTGTCCTAATGGCAAGAAAATGTGTTTATTCGGGATCATTAGTACAGGTCAAAGCATGGACACAAACGAATGCACTAGTAACGTTAAAATCAATAGCGTTGTGCATCCGAGTACAGTTGCATTTgtgaataaatttataaaggCAATTTCTAATAAATGTCCCAAATAA
- the LOC117576963 gene encoding chymotrypsin-C-like isoform X10, which translates to MSQAKEMCSTSELYCLDSMEPKCKKRDGTTTKCDQAPSWEPETTVTYDCFPEYKESNSKFTSKCLNNGNWNHSGNRDEYCSIKCGVNDHEALLALNAPETEPHLSPWSVAIYDNNNTNQFQYSCGGVLIRHNFVLTAAHCVSDEKNNFGTNRFRVMPAQKVNVSVIDSHNDCRKANGDDADKHSECWIVQQIFINPIYDPTRYTSDSALLYLQANPFLPFRIVCIPGIHFDWEKGYANRNGKVFAWDSGKRKSDKKLNFVYVDGILNIADNIANSNFHIDVTSYNVKTTLCKGDSGCGFFDDCPNGKKMCLFGIISTGQSMDTNECTSNVKINSVVHPSTVAFVNKFIKAISNKCPK; encoded by the exons ATGTCACAAGCAAAAG AAATGTGCAGTACAAGTGAATTGTATTGCTTGGACTCGATGGAACCAAAATGCAAGAAACGGGACGGAACAACTACGAAATGCGACCAGGCACCCAGTTGGGAACCAGAAACCACAGTTACTTATGATTGTTTTCCTGAATACAAAGAAAGTAATTCGAAGTTTACCTCGAAGTGCCTTAACAACGGAAATTGGAATCATTCTGGTAATAGAGATGAATATTGCTCTATAAAATGTGGAGTAAATGATCACGAAGCGTTACTGGCGCTAAATGCCCCAGAAACAGAACCACACCTTTCACCATGGTCAGTTGCTAtttatgacaacaacaatacgaacCAGTTCCAATACTCCTGTGGTGGTGTCCTAATACGACATAATTTCGTATTGACTGCTGCTCATTGCGTTAGTGatgaaaaaaacaactttggAACTAACCGATTTCGTGTGATGCCAGCCCAAAAAGTCAATGTATCCGTCATTGATAGCCACAATGATTGTCGAAAGGCCAATGGAGACGATGCTGATAAGCACAGTGAGTGTTGGATAGTTCAGCAGATATTTATTAATCC caTATATGATCCGACACGGTATACATCCGATTCGGCTCTTTTGTATCTGCAAGCAAACCCATTTTTGCCATTCAGAATAGTTTGCATACCGGGAATCCACTTTGATTGGGAGAAAGGTTATGCAAATCGCAATGGCAAAGTTTTTGCGTGGGATTCGGGAAAAAGAAAGTCAGATAAAAAGCTAAATTTCGTTTATGTCGATGGAATACTAAACATAGCAGATAATATCGCAAATAGTAACTTTCACATAGATGTAACCTCATATAATGTTAAAACTACACTTTGTAAAGGAGATAGTGGCTGCGGCTTTTTCGATGATTGTCCTAATGGCAAGAAAATGTGTTTATTCGGGATCATTAGTACAGGTCAAAGCATGGACACAAACGAATGCACTAGTAACGTTAAAATCAATAGCGTTGTGCATCCGAGTACAGTTGCATTTgtgaataaatttataaaggCAATTTCTAATAAATGTCCCAAATAA